In the Pseudothauera hydrothermalis genome, one interval contains:
- a CDS encoding XrtA/PEP-CTERM system-associated ATPase, whose protein sequence is MYESYYRLSGKPFQLNPDPAFFFGSRGHRRAMAYLDYGLHQSEGFIVITGEIGAGKTTLVRNLLERLDPEKVVAANLVSTQIDAADMLRMVATAFGVPSRHLDKADLLLALETFLVATAAAGKRALLVVDEAQNLTPAAVEELRMLSNFQLDDHALLQSFLIGQPEFRDIMQSPRMQQLRQRVIASYHLGPLDAGETRGYIEHRLLHVGWQGDPQFSPDALRAIYVATGGIPRQINTLCDRLMLAAFLGERHTIGEADVREVVDEMLQEMTPAPDRTAPVNGNSQTHPQGFGFDARSIDPARLRVGAELARQVEALAAGTDLQRIEARLTRLEQSVSATLGVLHQLLQAVRRDAPAEGRKHEH, encoded by the coding sequence ATGTACGAATCCTATTACCGCCTCAGCGGCAAGCCCTTTCAGCTCAATCCCGACCCCGCCTTCTTCTTTGGCAGTCGGGGCCACCGTCGGGCCATGGCTTATCTCGACTATGGGTTGCACCAGAGCGAAGGCTTCATCGTCATCACCGGTGAGATCGGCGCAGGCAAGACCACCCTGGTGCGCAACCTGCTCGAGCGGCTCGACCCCGAAAAAGTGGTGGCAGCCAACCTGGTGAGCACTCAGATCGATGCGGCCGACATGCTGCGCATGGTGGCCACCGCCTTCGGTGTGCCTTCCCGGCATCTGGACAAGGCCGATCTGCTCTTGGCGCTGGAGACCTTCCTGGTCGCTACCGCCGCTGCCGGCAAGCGCGCGCTGCTTGTCGTCGACGAGGCGCAGAACCTCACCCCCGCGGCGGTTGAGGAGTTGCGTATGTTGTCCAATTTTCAGCTCGACGACCACGCGCTGCTGCAAAGTTTTCTGATCGGCCAGCCGGAGTTCCGCGACATCATGCAAAGCCCGCGGATGCAGCAGCTGCGCCAGCGGGTGATCGCCTCCTACCACCTCGGTCCGCTGGATGCCGGCGAGACCCGCGGCTATATCGAACACCGCCTGCTGCATGTGGGCTGGCAGGGCGATCCGCAGTTCTCCCCGGATGCCTTGCGCGCCATCTATGTGGCCACCGGTGGCATTCCGCGGCAGATCAACACCTTGTGCGACCGCCTGATGCTGGCTGCTTTTCTGGGCGAGCGGCACACCATTGGCGAGGCCGATGTGCGCGAAGTGGTCGACGAAATGCTGCAGGAGATGACCCCGGCGCCCGATCGCACAGCACCGGTCAATGGCAACAGCCAGACTCACCCGCAGGGCTTCGGTTTCGATGCACGCAGCATCGATCCGGCCCGCCTGCGCGTCGGCGCGGAACTGGCGCGCCAGGTGGAAGCGCTGGCCGCCGGCACCGATCTCCAACGCATCGAGGCGCGCCTGACCAGGTTGGAGCAGTCGGTTTCGGCCACGCTGGGCGTGCTCCACCAGTTGTTGCAGGCGGTGCGCCGCGACGCGCCTGCGGAGGGACGCAAGCATGAACACTGA
- a CDS encoding FemAB family XrtA/PEP-CTERM system-associated protein — protein sequence MQPAALTVHTLAEAERADWDAFVRACPQASFFHLSAWRALIEEVFGHRSYYLYARRAGAIVAVLPLAEVRSRLFGHALVSQPFCVYGGIAGEDAEAVAALEAEAEALALRLGVQHLEYRNMAPRHPEWPRQTVYATFRKPILPEVEANLLAIPRKQRAMVRKGIQNGLASQFDADAGRFFALYADNVLRHGTPALPRRFFERLLDTFGCNCEVLTVTDRSGRALSSVLGFRFRGEVLPYYAGDHPAARALAANDFKYWELMRRACERGDTLFDYGRSKLGTGPYAFKKNWGFEPQPLAYEYRLYKRDSVPQNNPLNPKYRAFIALWRRLPLPVANVLGPYIVRNLG from the coding sequence ATGCAGCCCGCAGCACTGACCGTCCACACCTTGGCAGAGGCCGAGCGCGCCGACTGGGATGCTTTTGTGCGCGCCTGCCCACAGGCGAGCTTTTTTCATCTGTCGGCCTGGCGCGCGCTGATCGAGGAGGTCTTCGGCCACCGCAGCTACTACCTGTATGCGCGGCGCGCGGGCGCGATCGTCGCGGTGCTGCCGCTGGCCGAGGTCAGGAGCCGGCTGTTCGGCCATGCGCTGGTTTCGCAGCCCTTCTGCGTCTATGGCGGTATCGCCGGGGAGGATGCCGAAGCGGTCGCCGCCCTGGAGGCTGAGGCCGAGGCGCTCGCGCTGCGTCTCGGGGTGCAGCACCTCGAATACCGCAACATGGCGCCGCGCCACCCGGAATGGCCGCGCCAGACGGTCTACGCCACTTTTCGCAAACCCATCCTGCCCGAGGTCGAGGCCAATCTGCTGGCCATCCCGCGTAAGCAACGGGCGATGGTGCGCAAGGGCATCCAAAACGGGCTGGCGAGTCAGTTCGACGCGGATGCCGGGCGCTTTTTCGCCCTCTATGCCGACAACGTGCTGCGCCACGGCACGCCCGCATTGCCCCGACGCTTCTTCGAACGCCTGCTCGACACCTTCGGCTGCAACTGCGAGGTGCTCACGGTCACCGACCGTTCCGGGCGGGCGTTGTCCTCGGTGCTGGGTTTTCGCTTTCGCGGCGAAGTGCTGCCTTACTACGCGGGCGATCATCCGGCCGCCAGAGCGCTGGCCGCCAACGACTTCAAATACTGGGAGCTGATGCGCCGGGCCTGCGAGCGCGGCGATACGCTGTTCGACTACGGGCGCAGCAAGCTCGGCACCGGTCCCTATGCGTTCAAGAAGAACTGGGGCTTCGAGCCGCAGCCGCTGGCCTACGAGTACCGGCTGTACAAGCGCGACAGCGTGCCGCAGAACAATCCGCTGAACCCCAAGTACCGGGCCTTCATTGCGCTCTGGCGCCGTCTGCCGCTGCCGGTGGCCAATGTGCTCGGGCCCTACATCGTGCGCAACCTGGGGTGA
- the wecB gene encoding non-hydrolyzing UDP-N-acetylglucosamine 2-epimerase has product MNTEAAEPAPILCVVGARPNYMKMAPIIRAFAAHDPALRSLLVHTGQHYDSAMNDRLFADLDLPAPEVNLGVGSASHAVQTAEVMRRFEPVIDRYGARAVLVVGDVNSTLACALVAAKRQIPVIHVEAGLRSYDRRMPEEINRVLTDQLADVLYTTERSAHGNLAREGIDPARAVFVGNVMIDSLLASLPRAVSAEALLRDAGLDPQVLAAGYGVVTLHRPSNVDHPEVLGPLLEALRQIAHRLPLVLALHPRTRGNLERFGLLGRLDAPGMIVLPPQGYLEMLGLMSRAVMVLTDSGGIQEETTALGVPCLTLRENTERPITVEQGTNTLVGIDPQVLLAGVDDILRHGGKRGRVPELWDGRAAQRIAAHLARWLDHFERAR; this is encoded by the coding sequence ATGAACACTGAAGCCGCAGAGCCGGCGCCTATTCTGTGCGTGGTCGGCGCCCGGCCCAACTACATGAAGATGGCGCCGATCATCCGTGCTTTTGCCGCGCACGATCCGGCGCTGCGCAGCCTCTTGGTGCATACCGGGCAGCATTATGACAGCGCGATGAACGACCGCCTGTTTGCCGACCTCGATCTGCCCGCGCCGGAGGTGAACCTTGGCGTCGGCTCGGCCAGCCACGCGGTGCAGACTGCTGAGGTGATGCGCCGCTTCGAACCGGTGATCGACCGGTACGGTGCGCGCGCGGTGCTGGTGGTCGGCGATGTGAACTCCACCCTGGCCTGCGCATTGGTGGCGGCCAAACGCCAGATTCCGGTGATTCACGTCGAGGCCGGGCTGCGCAGCTACGACCGGCGCATGCCGGAAGAAATCAACCGCGTGCTCACCGACCAGCTTGCCGATGTGCTCTACACCACCGAGCGCAGCGCCCACGGCAACCTGGCGCGCGAAGGCATCGATCCGGCGCGTGCGGTGTTCGTTGGCAATGTCATGATCGATAGCCTGTTGGCCAGTTTGCCGCGTGCTGTGTCGGCCGAAGCGTTGCTACGCGACGCCGGCCTCGATCCTCAGGTGCTCGCCGCCGGCTATGGCGTGGTCACCCTGCACCGGCCGTCCAATGTCGATCATCCCGAGGTGCTCGGCCCCTTGCTGGAGGCGCTGCGCCAGATCGCCCACCGCCTGCCGCTGGTGCTGGCCCTGCACCCGCGCACCCGCGGCAACCTGGAGCGCTTCGGCCTGCTCGGCCGCCTGGATGCACCCGGCATGATCGTGCTGCCGCCCCAGGGCTATCTCGAGATGCTCGGCTTGATGTCGCGTGCCGTGATGGTTCTCACTGACTCGGGCGGCATACAGGAAGAGACTACCGCTCTGGGCGTGCCCTGCCTGACCTTGCGTGAAAACACCGAACGACCGATCACCGTGGAGCAGGGCACCAACACCCTGGTCGGCATCGACCCCCAGGTCTTACTGGCCGGGGTGGATGACATCCTCCGCCATGGCGGCAAGCGCGGCCGGGTGCCCGAACTGTGGGACGGGCGGGCAGCGCAGCGCATTGCCGCCCATCTGGCCCGCTGGCTGGACCATTTTGAGCGCGCACGTTGA
- the xrtA gene encoding exosortase A, with translation MAAAAPSAGTPEQRAGQGAAAVALALAGTFVWLLIWYWPTAQGIAAIWWRSETFAHGLVVLPICAWLVWRRRDRLARPQPTAWAALPVALAGLAWLLARMVSVNALEHLAFVTMLVGALAGMLGWRLSRVLAFPLLFLFFGAPVGEFLMPVLMQHTATFTVGALRLSGVPVFQEGLHFIVPNGRWSVVEACSGIRYLIASLMVGTLYAYLNYHSLHRRLLFVALAAAVPIVANWVRAYLIVMLGYLTDNRVAAGVDHLVYGWLFFGVVILLMFAVGARWREEGQPAPALPAAAAPAGTAAVRWWPVLVLAAVTAAWPLLLARFDAPVAAFEVALAMRAEVSGWTPDDRVDPGLRPHFLGARGEFRRSWRRGDQVLTLQVHYYAAQHPGRELVMWGNRLVGGERPAWVLLDERGDELPVAADGSAVTVRRAVVGSQDGHRKLAVWSWYWMDGRVVTSDIGAKALTALDRLSGRADDAAHVALIVPLGDDEASARVSAQDFARAAGPALKAMLRQAAEVAR, from the coding sequence ATGGCCGCAGCCGCGCCCAGCGCCGGTACGCCGGAACAGCGCGCCGGGCAAGGCGCCGCCGCCGTCGCGCTGGCGCTGGCCGGTACTTTTGTCTGGTTGCTGATCTGGTATTGGCCCACCGCGCAGGGCATTGCGGCGATCTGGTGGCGCTCGGAGACCTTTGCCCACGGCCTGGTGGTGCTGCCGATTTGCGCCTGGCTGGTATGGCGGCGCCGTGACCGCCTGGCGCGCCCGCAGCCCACCGCCTGGGCGGCCTTGCCGGTGGCGCTCGCCGGCCTGGCCTGGCTGCTCGCCCGCATGGTGTCGGTCAATGCGCTGGAGCACCTGGCCTTCGTGACCATGCTGGTAGGTGCCCTGGCCGGCATGCTGGGCTGGCGGCTGTCGCGGGTGTTGGCCTTTCCGCTGCTGTTTTTGTTCTTCGGCGCGCCCGTAGGTGAATTTCTGATGCCGGTGCTGATGCAGCACACCGCCACCTTTACCGTGGGCGCTTTGCGCCTGTCGGGCGTGCCGGTGTTCCAGGAAGGGTTGCATTTTATCGTGCCCAACGGGCGCTGGTCGGTGGTGGAAGCCTGTAGCGGCATCCGCTATCTGATCGCTTCGCTGATGGTCGGCACGCTCTACGCCTACCTCAATTACCACAGCCTGCACCGCCGTCTGCTCTTCGTCGCGCTGGCGGCGGCGGTGCCCATCGTCGCCAACTGGGTACGCGCCTACCTGATCGTGATGCTCGGCTACCTTACCGACAACCGGGTGGCTGCGGGCGTCGATCATCTGGTCTATGGCTGGCTGTTCTTCGGCGTGGTCATCCTGCTGATGTTCGCCGTCGGCGCGCGCTGGCGCGAGGAGGGCCAACCCGCGCCCGCGCTGCCGGCAGCGGCCGCGCCGGCGGGGACGGCGGCCGTACGCTGGTGGCCGGTGCTGGTGCTGGCGGCGGTCACCGCGGCCTGGCCCCTGTTGCTGGCGCGTTTCGACGCACCGGTGGCGGCCTTCGAGGTGGCGCTGGCGATGCGCGCCGAGGTGTCGGGATGGACGCCGGACGACCGTGTCGATCCGGGTTTGCGCCCGCATTTTCTCGGCGCGCGTGGCGAGTTCCGGCGTAGCTGGCGGCGCGGCGACCAGGTCCTGACCCTGCAGGTGCATTACTACGCGGCCCAGCACCCAGGGCGCGAACTGGTCATGTGGGGTAATCGTCTGGTCGGTGGCGAGCGCCCGGCATGGGTTTTGTTGGACGAGCGCGGGGACGAATTGCCGGTGGCCGCCGACGGCAGCGCAGTGACCGTGCGCCGCGCCGTGGTCGGCAGCCAGGACGGCCATCGCAAGTTGGCGGTGTGGTCCTGGTACTGGATGGACGGGCGCGTGGTGACCAGCGACATCGGCGCCAAGGCGCTCACGGCGCTGGATCGCTTGAGCGGACGGGCCGATGATGCTGCCCATGTGGCGCTGATCGTGCCGTTGGGCGACGACGAGGCGAGCGCGCGGGTGAGCGCACAGGACTTCGCCCGTGCGGCGGGGCCGGCGCTCAAGGCCATGCTGCGCCAAGCCGCGGAGGTGGCGCGATGA
- a CDS encoding XrtA system polysaccharide deacetylase yields MPQPITNALTIDVEDYFQVSALAPHFPRSQWETVPCRVEANVERILELLARYDTVATFFTLGWIAERYPGLVRRIAAGGHEIASHGYGHERASAQTPETFLADIRLAKAVLEDITGQDVAGYRAPSFSIGRDNPWAHDCIAQAGYRYSSSVYPVRHDHYGMPDAPRFAWRLDNGLVEIPVTTTRWLGRNWPAGGGGYFRLLPYAVSRWQIARVNRAEGQPAIFYFHPWEMDPEQPRVTEASAKTRFRHYLNLRHTEARLQRLLSDFRWGRADTVFGDAG; encoded by the coding sequence ATGCCCCAACCGATCACCAATGCGCTGACCATCGATGTCGAGGACTACTTCCAGGTCTCCGCGCTGGCCCCGCATTTTCCGCGGTCGCAATGGGAGACGGTGCCTTGCCGGGTGGAAGCCAACGTCGAGCGCATCCTCGAATTGCTCGCGCGCTATGACACCGTGGCCACCTTCTTTACCCTTGGCTGGATCGCCGAGCGCTACCCCGGCTTGGTACGTCGCATCGCCGCCGGCGGCCACGAGATTGCCAGTCACGGCTATGGACACGAACGCGCCAGTGCGCAGACCCCGGAAACCTTCCTGGCCGACATCCGGCTGGCCAAGGCGGTGCTGGAAGACATCACCGGGCAGGATGTGGCCGGCTACCGCGCGCCCAGCTTCTCCATCGGGCGCGACAACCCATGGGCGCACGACTGCATTGCCCAAGCCGGTTACCGCTACAGCTCCAGCGTCTATCCGGTGCGGCACGATCATTACGGCATGCCGGATGCGCCACGTTTTGCCTGGCGGCTGGACAATGGCCTGGTGGAAATTCCGGTCACCACCACCCGCTGGTTGGGGCGCAACTGGCCAGCCGGCGGCGGCGGTTATTTCCGCCTGCTGCCCTATGCGGTGTCGCGCTGGCAGATCGCCCGGGTCAACCGCGCGGAGGGGCAGCCGGCGATCTTCTACTTCCATCCCTGGGAGATGGACCCGGAGCAGCCGCGGGTCACCGAGGCCAGCGCCAAGACCCGTTTCCGGCACTACCTCAACCTGCGCCACACCGAAGCCCGCCTGCAGCGTCTGTTGAGCGACTTCCGTTGGGGGCGGGCGGATACGGTGTTCGGCGATGCCGGATGA
- a CDS encoding TIGR03087 family PEP-CTERM/XrtA system glycosyltransferase has translation MTTRPPVLFLVHRIPWPPNKGDKVRSFNILRHLARRHRVFLACFVDQPEDWQHVERLDQWCAGVYAERLDPLTARLTSLRGLLGGEALSLPYYRSGRLRQWVQNTVRREGIVQAVVFSGPMAQYTDIPELDSVVVDFCDVDSAKWIQYAARRAGPMAWVYRREGERLLAFERRAAQRATAALFVTEAEAQIFRRAAPEAANRVKVMQNGVDAEYFSPSPDLPMPWPAAGPVLAFTGAMDYWPNVDAVRWFAQEVLPALRAHHPGLRFFVVGMNPTAAVRELAGADLVVTGAVPDVRPYLAHADVVVAPLRVARGIQNKVLEAMAMGRAVVVSADSAVGLAGEPGQAYVSAGTAAEFVAAVDRLLADPALRAKIGVAARRTVESHYSWAAHLGVLDALLDARPASAAPAAGALP, from the coding sequence ATGACAACCCGTCCGCCCGTCCTTTTCCTGGTCCACCGCATCCCGTGGCCGCCGAACAAGGGTGACAAGGTGCGCTCCTTCAACATCCTGCGCCACTTGGCACGGCGCCATCGGGTTTTTCTGGCCTGCTTCGTCGATCAGCCGGAAGACTGGCAGCATGTCGAGCGCCTCGATCAATGGTGCGCCGGCGTCTATGCCGAACGCCTCGATCCGCTGACGGCGCGTCTGACCAGCCTGCGCGGGCTGCTCGGCGGCGAGGCGCTCAGCCTGCCCTACTATCGCAGCGGCCGTCTGCGGCAGTGGGTGCAGAACACGGTGCGGCGCGAGGGCATCGTCCAGGCGGTGGTGTTTTCTGGGCCGATGGCGCAGTACACGGATATCCCGGAACTTGACAGCGTGGTGGTGGATTTCTGCGATGTCGATTCGGCCAAATGGATCCAGTACGCCGCCCGGCGCGCCGGACCGATGGCCTGGGTGTACCGGCGCGAGGGCGAGCGTCTGCTCGCGTTCGAGCGCCGGGCGGCGCAGCGGGCCACCGCCGCGCTTTTCGTCACCGAGGCCGAGGCGCAGATCTTTCGCCGCGCAGCGCCCGAAGCCGCCAACCGGGTCAAGGTGATGCAAAACGGTGTCGATGCCGAATACTTCTCGCCGTCGCCCGATCTGCCGATGCCGTGGCCGGCAGCCGGGCCGGTGCTGGCTTTTACCGGGGCGATGGACTACTGGCCCAATGTCGACGCGGTGCGCTGGTTTGCCCAGGAAGTGCTGCCGGCGCTGCGCGCTCACCATCCGGGGCTGCGCTTTTTCGTGGTGGGCATGAACCCGACCGCAGCGGTGCGCGAGCTGGCCGGAGCGGACCTGGTGGTGACCGGCGCGGTGCCGGATGTGCGTCCCTACCTGGCGCATGCCGACGTGGTGGTTGCGCCGCTACGGGTGGCGCGCGGCATCCAGAACAAGGTGCTGGAAGCCATGGCCATGGGCCGCGCGGTGGTGGTGTCCGCGGATTCCGCGGTCGGCTTGGCGGGCGAACCGGGGCAGGCTTATGTCAGCGCCGGCACTGCCGCCGAGTTTGTCGCCGCGGTGGACCGCCTGCTGGCCGATCCCGCGCTGCGCGCCAAAATCGGTGTGGCGGCGCGGCGGACGGTGGAGAGCCATTACAGTTGGGCCGCACACCTGGGCGTGCTCGATGCGCTGCTCGATGCGCGGCCCGCAAGCGCCGCGCCGGCCGCCGGGGCCTTGCCGTGA
- a CDS encoding TIGR03088 family PEP-CTERM/XrtA system glycosyltransferase: MSDPRPLIAHVVYGFRVGGLENGLVNLVNSPPAARYRHAIVALTDSCPDFRARVEREDVRFIDLAKPPGHGFWLYRKIAALFSSLRPAVVHTRNLAALEAQLPARMAGVPVRIHGEHGWDTRDPQGLRRRYQWVRRAYRPFVTRYVALSGQIADYLRERVGVPAARIERICNGVDIRRFHMPIHGREPLAGSPFNDSRLKVIGTVGRLQAVKDQVLLVRAFVHLLRTQPALAEPLRLVIVGEGPLRGEIERVLADSGVAERVWLAGERSDTPEVMRALDGFVLPSRAEGISNTILEAMASGLPVIATDVGGNRELVQPGRTGTLLPSGDEVAMAEAIADWLRDPLAALGQGMAGRERVERLFSLEGMVARYVALYDELLAAAGHAIRG, from the coding sequence ATGAGCGATCCGCGGCCCCTGATCGCGCACGTGGTGTATGGCTTTCGCGTCGGCGGGCTGGAAAACGGCCTGGTGAACCTGGTCAACAGCCCGCCCGCGGCGCGCTACCGCCACGCTATCGTGGCGCTCACCGACAGCTGCCCGGATTTTCGCGCGCGGGTAGAGCGCGAGGACGTGCGCTTCATCGATCTTGCCAAGCCGCCCGGACACGGCTTTTGGCTCTACCGGAAAATCGCCGCGCTGTTTTCCTCACTGCGCCCGGCGGTGGTGCATACCCGCAACCTGGCCGCTCTGGAAGCGCAGCTGCCTGCGCGCATGGCGGGGGTGCCGGTGCGTATCCACGGCGAGCATGGTTGGGATACCCGCGACCCGCAGGGTCTGCGCCGCCGCTACCAGTGGGTGCGGCGCGCCTATCGGCCCTTCGTCACCCGTTACGTGGCGCTCTCCGGCCAGATTGCCGACTACCTGCGCGAGCGCGTCGGCGTGCCGGCTGCGCGCATCGAACGCATTTGCAACGGGGTGGATATCCGCCGCTTCCACATGCCTATCCACGGCCGCGAGCCCTTGGCCGGCTCGCCCTTCAATGACTCGCGGCTCAAAGTGATCGGCACGGTCGGCCGTCTGCAGGCGGTCAAGGACCAGGTGTTGCTCGTCCGCGCCTTCGTGCACTTGCTTCGCACCCAACCGGCGCTGGCCGAGCCGCTGCGCCTGGTGATCGTCGGCGAAGGCCCGTTGCGCGGCGAGATCGAGCGCGTGCTGGCCGATTCCGGTGTGGCCGAGCGAGTATGGTTGGCCGGCGAGCGCAGCGACACCCCGGAGGTGATGCGCGCCCTGGACGGTTTTGTGCTGCCTTCGCGCGCCGAGGGCATCTCCAACACCATTCTGGAGGCGATGGCCAGCGGGCTGCCGGTGATTGCCACCGACGTGGGCGGCAACCGCGAGCTGGTGCAACCCGGGCGTACCGGCACGCTGCTGCCCTCCGGCGACGAGGTGGCGATGGCCGAAGCCATCGCCGACTGGCTGCGCGACCCGCTGGCGGCACTCGGCCAGGGAATGGCCGGACGCGAGCGGGTGGAACGGCTTTTCAGCCTGGAAGGCATGGTGGCGCGCTATGTCGCGCTCTACGACGAACTGCTGGCCGCGGCGGGCCACGCGATACGGGGGTAG
- a CDS encoding XrtA/PEP-CTERM system amidotransferase codes for MCGIAGLFDLNGKRDFPRELVQRMNEVQFHRGPDEGGFLFEPGVALAHRRLSIIDLATGQQPLFNEDGSVAVVFNGEIYNYAELVPELEALGHRFHTRSDTEVIVHAWEAWGASCVSRFRGMFAFALYDRGQQTLFLARDRLGVKPLFYAELPDGTLAFGSELKVLMQHPALDRRIDPLAVEEYFALGYVPEPRCIFAGARKLGPGETLCVRRGEALPRPHAYWDVHFTLDNPVSLEDASAELVERLRESVRLRMISEVPLGAFLSGGVDSSAVVAAMAGLSDGPVNTCAIAFADPAFNEAEFARMVAERYRTNHRVETVESDDFELIDRLAALYDEPYADSSAIPTWRVCQLARRHVTVALSGDGGDESLGGYRRYRLHLMEERLRGTMPLGCRRPLFGLLGRLYPKADWAPRVLRAKTTFQALARDSVQAYFHSVSILRDQERRRLFSPALRAQLGGYEALEVFRRHAARADTDDPLALVQYLDLKTYLVGDINTKVDRASMAHSLEVREPLMDHPLVEWLATLPSALKVRGNEGKFVFKKALEPMLPAEVLYRPKMGFAVPLARWFRGPLRERVREAVLGDTLAATGYFDRATLTHLVDAHQSGLRDYSAPLWTLLMFEAFLRNAGAGALTPAGRGAEAVCHV; via the coding sequence ATGTGCGGCATTGCCGGATTGTTCGATCTCAATGGCAAGCGGGACTTTCCGCGCGAGCTGGTGCAGCGGATGAATGAGGTCCAGTTCCACCGCGGCCCGGACGAGGGCGGCTTTTTGTTCGAGCCGGGGGTGGCGCTGGCCCACCGCCGGCTGTCCATCATCGACCTGGCCACCGGCCAGCAGCCGCTGTTCAACGAGGACGGCTCGGTGGCGGTGGTATTCAACGGCGAGATCTACAACTACGCCGAATTGGTCCCCGAACTCGAAGCCCTCGGCCACCGCTTCCACACCCGCAGCGACACCGAGGTGATCGTGCACGCCTGGGAGGCCTGGGGCGCCTCCTGTGTGAGCCGCTTTCGCGGCATGTTCGCCTTCGCGCTCTACGACCGCGGCCAGCAGACGTTGTTTCTTGCCCGCGACCGCCTGGGGGTGAAGCCGCTTTTCTACGCCGAACTGCCCGACGGCACGCTCGCCTTCGGCTCGGAACTCAAGGTGCTGATGCAGCACCCGGCGTTGGATCGGCGCATCGACCCGTTGGCGGTGGAGGAATACTTTGCCCTCGGTTATGTGCCTGAGCCGCGCTGCATCTTCGCCGGCGCCCGCAAGCTCGGTCCGGGCGAGACCCTGTGCGTGCGCCGCGGCGAGGCCCTGCCGCGCCCGCACGCCTACTGGGACGTGCATTTCACCCTGGACAACCCGGTTTCCTTGGAGGACGCCTCTGCCGAGCTGGTCGAGCGCCTACGCGAATCGGTGCGCCTGCGCATGATCTCGGAAGTGCCGCTGGGCGCTTTTCTGTCCGGCGGGGTGGATTCCAGCGCGGTGGTGGCGGCGATGGCGGGGCTCTCCGACGGCCCGGTCAACACCTGTGCGATCGCCTTTGCCGATCCGGCCTTCAACGAAGCCGAGTTCGCCCGCATGGTAGCCGAGCGCTACCGCACCAACCACCGCGTGGAGACGGTGGAGTCCGACGACTTCGAACTCATCGATCGGCTGGCCGCGCTCTACGACGAGCCCTACGCCGACAGCTCGGCCATCCCCACCTGGCGGGTGTGTCAGCTCGCCCGCCGCCATGTCACTGTAGCCCTGTCGGGCGACGGCGGCGACGAGAGCTTAGGCGGTTATCGGCGCTACCGCCTGCATCTGATGGAAGAGCGCCTGCGCGGCACCATGCCGCTGGGCTGCCGGCGGCCGCTCTTTGGCCTGCTCGGCCGGCTCTACCCCAAGGCCGACTGGGCGCCGCGGGTGCTGCGCGCCAAGACCACCTTCCAGGCCCTGGCGCGCGACTCGGTGCAGGCTTATTTCCATTCGGTGTCCATCCTGCGCGACCAGGAGCGCCGGCGGCTGTTTTCGCCCGCGCTGCGCGCCCAGCTCGGCGGCTACGAGGCCCTCGAAGTCTTTCGCCGCCACGCGGCGCGCGCCGACACCGACGACCCGCTGGCGCTGGTCCAGTACCTGGACCTCAAGACCTATCTGGTGGGCGACATCAACACCAAGGTCGACCGCGCCAGCATGGCCCATTCGCTGGAAGTGCGCGAACCGCTGATGGACCACCCGCTGGTCGAATGGCTGGCCACGCTGCCGTCCGCGCTCAAGGTGCGCGGCAACGAGGGCAAGTTCGTGTTCAAGAAGGCGCTGGAGCCGATGCTGCCGGCTGAGGTGCTCTACCGTCCCAAGATGGGCTTTGCGGTGCCGCTGGCGCGCTGGTTCCGCGGTCCGCTGCGCGAGCGGGTGCGCGAGGCGGTACTCGGCGACACCCTGGCCGCCACCGGCTACTTCGACCGCGCCACGCTCACCCACCTGGTGGATGCCCACCAGTCCGGCCTGCGCGACTACAGCGCGCCGCTGTGGACGCTGCTGATGTTCGAAGCCTTCCTGCGCAACGCCGGGGCGGGCGCGCTGACCCCGGCCGGGCGCGGCGCGGAGGCGGTGTGCCATGTCTGA